The Magnetococcales bacterium genomic interval CATGAGTTCTTCATGTTCGGAGGTGGCTCGCAGCGGGTTGAGGCGCAACAACGGCTGGCCTTTGCGCACCACATCCCCTTCCGTCACCAGAATGGCTTCGACAATCCCCCCTTCCAGATGCTGCACGGCCTTGACATGACCGCTTGGAACAACGACACCCGTGGCAAAACTGACCACACCCAGCCGGCCTACGCCGGCCCAGATCAGCAACGTGATCAACACCCCGACACTCGTATACAGCAGGCGTCGGGCATGGCGTGTCCGGGAAGGGATGCGCGTGATTCTGGGGCGGTCATTATCGGACATGGCTGGCCATACTCTTTGCCGGGTGCCGTCCCAGATCCAATACCTGCGATGCCCCACGCATGATGTTGCTGTCATGGCTGACCACCACCAGGGTTTTGCCAGCCTTGGCCATGGCAATCAGGGCCGCATAGAAGGTTTCACACCCTTCCCGGTCCATACCCTCGGTGGGTTCGTCGAGAAAGACGAAGGTTCCCTGCGTCACCATGGCCCGCGCCAAGGCCAGACGCCGCCGCAAACCGGGAGAGAGGTTGCGGCCATCGTGGGTCAACACCAACTCCCAGCCCTGGGGCTGATGATCCAGCCATTTGGCCAAGCCGGCCTGTTCCAGACAGCGCCGCATTTCCGCCGGCTCGATGCCGGGTCGCGCCAGATCCAGATTTTCCCGGAGCGTGGTATCGAGAAAGACCGGCTCCTGGGGCAACCAGGAGACCTGGCAACGCCACCAGGCCAGCGAAATCTGCCGCAACTCCGTGCCATCCACAATGATCTGGCCGGCACTGGGCACCCGCAGACCACACAAAAGCTGTATCAAGGTACTCTTGCCTGACCCGTTGGGACCTGTAACGACGAGAACCTCTCCCGGCGGCAGGCTCACAGAGAGATTGTCAAACAAGGGCACGGCAGCCCCGGGCCATTGAAACGCCACCTCACGCAATTCCAACGCGCCCTGCACCCGGGCCGGGATGGTACCACGTTCCGGTTCGACGACCACGGACCGGGCAAACTGGCGGGCTTCCTCCAGATCCCGGTCAGCCTGGCGCAATCCCTGCCGCATCTGCAACGCCCGCATGAGGGGTTGCAGGGTACGGTTGGCCATCAGGTTGATTCCGATCAAAAAGCCGATATTCAGAAGACCTTCCACCACCAGGAAGGATCCCAGGGCATAGATGGCCACCACCATCCCTGTCTGGATCAACTGGATATGCGATGCATGGACCGCCTGTTCCTGCGTGAGTTTTTCCTGCACTTGATGCAATTGATTCCAGTGTGATTCCCAGCGCCCCAGCAAGAACGACGCCCCTCCGAATTGCCGTATGGTATCCGCCGCCACCTGGGTTACAGTCACCAGGGTGGCCAATCCGGCATGGATTCCCCCCTGGGAGTGGGCAATGGTCTCTTTTTCCCGTCGCGGCTGGCGCAGCAGCAACGCCGTCAACAGAAGAAAGCCTCCCACCACCATGCCAAGCTGCCAGGAGATGAGCGTGATGATCAGGAGAAATATCAGGGAAAAGGGAATATCCGATAGGACCGTCAGACCGGTTGGTCCCAGTACGGCCAGGGAGTGTTCCAATCCCCGGGTCAGTTGCTGGCGTCGGGCATGGGAGATGCCATCGAGCGAGGCCAATCGGGCGGTCAGAAACAGACCAAACAACCCCTTGGCCAACCGGTCATCGTTTTGTTCCACAAGCTCGCACGCCAGATCAAAGCGAATGGCCCGGAATAAATGCTCCCCCACCATGGCAACGACCACACCCACTGTCATGGTCACCAGGGTGCCGGTCACACCATAACTGACAAAACGATTGAGAACCTGGATGGTGTAAAGCGACACGGCAAGGCCCAGGATATTGATGATGCAGGCGGCCAGGAAAAGTCGCCACACAGCCGCCGGATTGCGTTTCAAACGCAGCAGGATTTCATTCATGTCGCCAACCGCCTTGACGGTTCATCTGTCAAACAGCTCATGCCACCGCAGAGGGTTCATCCGCCTGACGTGTCAAAGAGACAGCATGCAAATCCTCCATACTCTGTCGCCAAACGATGCCAGCACTTTGGAACCGCTTCCACACCAGGGTCCACAGCTCCTGCAATCCGGCCCGTTTTCTGCCATTGCTGCGCACGCTGTAGCGAATGTCATAGGCAGCCACCCAATGACCATTCACGCACTCCACCCCGACAAAAAAGATCACCGGGGTCTGATCGGCATTGTTGACGACGGTCTCTTTCATTTGACCCAGAATCGGTGCAACCATGGCGACCACCTGTTCCGGATCGTAACGAGGATCCAGGAAGAGCCGTGTGCCGGTATTGATCCCGTTGGCCCGGCTGAAATTATGGACTTCCGCTTCGGAAACCTTGCCATTGGGCAGGGAGACCATCTGGCCATCGAATGACTCGATGCGCGTGGTGCGCCAGGTGATATCCACCACCTGACCGGACAAATTGTTGATCTTGATATAATCACCCATGGAAAAAGGCCGTTCGAGATTGAGAACGATGCCGGAAAAGACGTTGGCAATATTGGCCTGGATCGCCAAACCGATGACCATGGCCGTCAAACCGGTCGTGGCCAGCAGACTGGTCAGGGTTTTCCCGAACACGAACGCCACCACCCCGAAAATGGCGAACAGGTAGATACACATGGAGGTGATCAAGCGCACGACATTGGGAATTTTGCGCCCGGTGCGGCGTTCGACAGGCGTCCAGACAAATCTCTCCAGGGAGATGGTGAGAAGGCGGGCCGGAACCAGCCACCAGAGAATGCGATAAACCAGAAGCAACAGGTCAATGTTGGAGGTGGAAAAATTGTTCAGGGCATAGTCCAGGGAGATGTTGCCCACCGACAACAAAAGCAGGGGCCAGCACACGAGCCGCAGACCCAGGCTTTGCATTTTCCAGAATTCCCCCCGATCCTTGCGGTCGAGAAACACCGGCAACATGGCCCCGATGAAAGAAAAAATGGCAATGAAAACGAACAGATCATTGGGAATCAAATCCCGCATTTCAATGCCATCCGGTTTCAGGACAATCCCCAGGTCCAGACGTGAAAACATGGGCGAAGCCTTGCCAAAACCGACAAACTGCGGTGCCCCCTGACTGGTCTGGATTGCATAATCCTGGGAGACCCAGGCCCGTTCGACCACCCAGCCACTCAAGGCCGCCAGTACCCGGGACCGGGTGAGCATATCCACGAGGGGATCGATGCCCGCCTGACCGCTGGAGATGAGGCTCTTCAGGCGACCCAGGGAAAATCCCTCTTCCTTGGCCTGGGAACCTGCCATGGGATTGGTCAGATTGCTGGCCTTGAGATGGGAGGTCAGGGATGCCTGACCGGTCAGGTTCATTCCTAAAACGTCACTGACATACATGAGATTGTTGCGGTTGAGGATGCGGTGCCGGAATACGGCCCCGATCAATTGGGTGCCATAAGCCCTCTCGGCTTTGGAATAATTCAGGAAAAACCGGCCACTGACCCGGTAGGAACGATAGGAAATATCCCCACTCTGTTCTTCCCGTTCCGGTTTTTCCAGTTTGAGAGGCACCACGGCATTGGTGAAGGTGACATCCTGGGGGTCGAACTTGCCGCGCCAGCGAAACCAGATGGTCATATCCAGTTCCGCCACGTTGGCTGAAATATCCAGGGCCGTGATTTTTTCGATGCGGATACCCGTATAGACCACATTGGTCTTGTACA includes:
- a CDS encoding ATP-binding cassette domain-containing protein encodes the protein MNEILLRLKRNPAAVWRLFLAACIINILGLAVSLYTIQVLNRFVSYGVTGTLVTMTVGVVVAMVGEHLFRAIRFDLACELVEQNDDRLAKGLFGLFLTARLASLDGISHARRQQLTRGLEHSLAVLGPTGLTVLSDIPFSLIFLLIITLISWQLGMVVGGFLLLTALLLRQPRREKETIAHSQGGIHAGLATLVTVTQVAADTIRQFGGASFLLGRWESHWNQLHQVQEKLTQEQAVHASHIQLIQTGMVVAIYALGSFLVVEGLLNIGFLIGINLMANRTLQPLMRALQMRQGLRQADRDLEEARQFARSVVVEPERGTIPARVQGALELREVAFQWPGAAVPLFDNLSVSLPPGEVLVVTGPNGSGKSTLIQLLCGLRVPSAGQIIVDGTELRQISLAWWRCQVSWLPQEPVFLDTTLRENLDLARPGIEPAEMRRCLEQAGLAKWLDHQPQGWELVLTHDGRNLSPGLRRRLALARAMVTQGTFVFLDEPTEGMDREGCETFYAALIAMAKAGKTLVVVSHDSNIMRGASQVLDLGRHPAKSMASHVR
- a CDS encoding ABC transporter substrate-binding protein: MVVEVTATSKRSVFIKILAGAFLVACLLSVVIYLTFLRKSDANNVQLVVVAPLSGNDASIGNAMHLGAQLYADQINRNGGIHKRQVKVVKVDEAEEPGRVRQAVEEVAKQPSVIGVIGHWLPGTMTPALEVYARHKLPLLSLAMRQQEGATPNPWLFQTAYDEMTETRFLANYVRNIIGEKTVSIIREQGATGEAVARAFDETMQRFGTKVLFQWALDPASATLDADMDRISAEIKEKKLIGAIFYYGDTTMGARTLANLRQAGVRNRVIGLRNLATTSFTEHLVHYWKGEGTVNSALHGLLVTTPLLFDTAGEIAQSFRGAFLDKFKVPPDWASAYAFDAAKILVTSFRESLVNKTDQPVAVRSDMRDLLSVHDSTNHAFDGTPGPIFFNNKQIASPTTMVGVYDGGDLVAAMTQLWPIREEGVSNYLEEIVNGRALYVNDRFMYKTNVVYTGIRIEKITALDISANVAELDMTIWFRWRGKFDPQDVTFTNAVVPLKLEKPEREEQSGDISYRSYRVSGRFFLNYSKAERAYGTQLIGAVFRHRILNRNNLMYVSDVLGMNLTGQASLTSHLKASNLTNPMAGSQAKEEGFSLGRLKSLISSGQAGIDPLVDMLTRSRVLAALSGWVVERAWVSQDYAIQTSQGAPQFVGFGKASPMFSRLDLGIVLKPDGIEMRDLIPNDLFVFIAIFSFIGAMLPVFLDRKDRGEFWKMQSLGLRLVCWPLLLLSVGNISLDYALNNFSTSNIDLLLLVYRILWWLVPARLLTISLERFVWTPVERRTGRKIPNVVRLITSMCIYLFAIFGVVAFVFGKTLTSLLATTGLTAMVIGLAIQANIANVFSGIVLNLERPFSMGDYIKINNLSGQVVDITWRTTRIESFDGQMVSLPNGKVSEAEVHNFSRANGINTGTRLFLDPRYDPEQVVAMVAPILGQMKETVVNNADQTPVIFFVGVECVNGHWVAAYDIRYSVRSNGRKRAGLQELWTLVWKRFQSAGIVWRQSMEDLHAVSLTRQADEPSAVA